One region of Alcanivorax sediminis genomic DNA includes:
- the thiL gene encoding thiamine-phosphate kinase produces MTSASSPDKPLDEFSLIRRYFHHAARLAGQDASVVLGPGDDAALLTPPAGHQLVMTQDTSLEGRHFPDDMAASDVGYRCLAVNLSDLAAMGATPLWFLLSLTLPEVNEAWLADFSRGMFELADASGIALVGGDITRGPLAISIQATGAVPAGQALLRSGARVGDVICLGGVTGAGLHGLHLWQQGVRQGPAIAHFRRPQPQLALGLALRGVATACIDLSDGLLADLNHVLMASGGLGARLEEACLPLDAAILRDCPHDEQRRLQLQGGDDYLLLFTLPQGVKLPEACFAIGRVEEQSGIRLLTSAGETRQLEARGWQHFG; encoded by the coding sequence ATGACTTCCGCTTCCTCACCCGATAAGCCGCTGGATGAGTTTTCGCTGATCCGGCGGTACTTCCATCATGCCGCCCGGCTCGCGGGCCAGGATGCCAGTGTGGTGCTGGGGCCGGGTGATGATGCCGCGCTCCTCACTCCTCCCGCAGGCCATCAGCTGGTCATGACCCAGGACACCAGCCTTGAGGGCCGCCATTTTCCGGATGACATGGCCGCGTCGGATGTGGGGTACCGCTGTCTGGCGGTGAACCTTTCTGATCTGGCGGCCATGGGCGCAACCCCACTGTGGTTTCTGCTGTCGTTGACGCTCCCCGAGGTGAACGAGGCATGGTTGGCCGATTTCTCCCGGGGTATGTTCGAGCTAGCCGACGCCTCCGGTATTGCACTTGTGGGCGGGGATATTACCCGCGGTCCGCTGGCCATTTCGATACAGGCCACCGGTGCGGTCCCTGCTGGTCAGGCATTGTTGCGCAGTGGCGCCCGGGTTGGCGATGTGATCTGTTTGGGTGGCGTGACTGGAGCAGGCTTGCACGGACTTCACCTCTGGCAGCAGGGTGTGCGTCAGGGGCCGGCCATCGCTCATTTTCGACGGCCGCAGCCGCAACTGGCACTGGGACTTGCCCTGCGAGGTGTCGCGACCGCCTGCATTGATCTATCCGATGGGCTGCTGGCGGACCTGAATCATGTGCTGATGGCGTCGGGGGGGCTGGGTGCCCGGCTGGAAGAAGCGTGTTTGCCGCTGGATGCTGCTATTCTTCGCGACTGCCCCCACGACGAGCAGCGCCGCTTGCAGCTGCAGGGGGGCGACGACTATCTGTTGCTGTTTACCTTGCCCCAGGGCGTAAAGCTGCCAGAGGCTTGCTTTGCCATCGGTCGAGTTGAGGAACAGTCAGGGATTCGGCTGCTGACCAGCGCGGGTGAAACCCGTCAGCTGGAAGCCAGAGGCTGGCAGCATTTTGGTTAG
- a CDS encoding phosphatidylglycerophosphatase A family protein, with translation MELKRPKMSNPVHFLAFGFGSGLAPIAPGTFGTVAAMPIWWLCAQLPLWGYLLATALVILVGPYLCGKTSRDMNVHDHPGIVWDEIAGLLVTMVAVPITPLGALAGFLAFRFFDIIKPWPIGWLDRRVEGGLGIMVDDLLAGVYAAVVMQLLIFFLPAAFT, from the coding sequence ATGGAACTGAAACGTCCGAAGATGAGTAACCCGGTGCACTTTCTGGCCTTTGGCTTTGGCTCCGGGTTGGCGCCGATTGCGCCGGGAACCTTCGGGACAGTGGCGGCCATGCCGATCTGGTGGCTGTGCGCGCAGTTACCCCTGTGGGGCTATCTGCTGGCCACGGCGCTGGTGATTCTGGTGGGCCCGTACCTGTGCGGCAAGACCTCCCGCGACATGAATGTGCATGACCACCCCGGTATTGTCTGGGATGAAATTGCCGGCCTGCTGGTGACCATGGTTGCCGTGCCGATTACGCCGCTGGGCGCGCTGGCCGGCTTCCTGGCATTCCGGTTCTTCGACATCATCAAACCCTGGCCGATCGGCTGGTTGGATCGTCGGGTGGAAGGCGGGCTGGGCATCATGGTGGATGACCTCCTGGCCGGTGTTTATGCGGCCGTGGTCATGCAGCTTTTGATCTTCTTCCTGCCCGCCGCATTTACCTGA